Genomic DNA from Bacteroides zhangwenhongii:
TTTATTCGTTACTTTGCATACAAAATAACAAATATATGCCCACATTCGTTCAAATTCTTGATTTTATAGGCACATTTGCCTTTGCCATCAGTGGTATCCGGCTTGCGTCGGCTAAGCGTTTCGACTGGTTTGGAGCCTATGTTGTAGGTCTTGCTACTGCGATCGGTGGTGGTACTATCCGTGATGTTCTGCTTGATGTTACTCCCGGCTGGATGACAAATCCTATTTATCTGATATGTACGGGACTTGCTTTGCTGTGGGTTATTTGTTTCGGCCGTTGGCTGATCCGGCTCAATAATACCTTCTTCATTTTTGATACTATCGGGCTCGCTTTGTTCACTGTGGTAGGTGTGGGAAAAAGTATCGCTTTGGGATACCCTTTTTGGGTAGCTATCATTATGGGTAGTATAACGGGAGCAGCCGGTGGGGTGATTCGTGATGTGTTTATCAATGAGATCCCCCTCATCTTCCGAAAAGAAATTTATGCGATGGCCTGTGTGGTAGGAGGCATTGCCTATTGGATTTGTGACCTAGTAGGGATCGAATCATACGGTTGTCAGCTGATAGGCGGATTAGTAGTCTTTCTAACCCGCATCTTAGCTGTGAAATATCATATTTGCCTGCCTATATTAAAAGGGGGAGAAGAGGGGGAAGACTAGGCTAATCTTCCATCTCCAGTTCGCCTTGGAAACTGATAGACTGACGGTTCTGCATATTCACATTGATGCTTGCCTCACCATTCGTATATACTTTGGCTCTGAATTCATATCTGTCTTCCGGATTCCGGGCAACGAATTCGATAACGGCATTTCCTTTTTTATCCATTTTCATATCATATTCTTTAAGGGGAGCTCTGAAATTGAGTCCGTCACCTCCACCATACGGGATACTGTAGGCCCGTCCGAAATAAGGCAAGTAGGAGATAACCGAGTCATTTCTGATTTCCAATGAGTAGGGAGATGTCAAGGGAATGGAGCGCCCGCGCATCGGCATGGCGGTCCTGACATCTATCTTGTAATTCTCAGAAGCGATGAGCTTCTTGACAGCTTCTTTTTTCTGCTCTTTCTTCTCTTGTTTACTTTGAGCGGAAAGGGTAGGGAGTCCCACTAGCAAGGCTAGCAATAACATAAAGATTTGTTTCTTCTTTTTCATATCAATTGTATTTAGGTTGATATAAGTATAACAACCAAATTTACTAAAAAGTCGGGAACTCCTCTGTTTTCTTTAATGAAAATTAAATAGAAAATTCGGCTTTTCCCCGATTTGCACCACCCAAAAACTATCAAAAAGCACCTAAAAACTATCATTTGATAGAATTTCCCCTCATAAATAACGGAAATTACCCTTCCGAAGAGGAAAAATACCTTTAAACTTGCAAACATCGAGAAAAACGAATATTAACCATTAAAACCTTTAAAGTATGAAAAGTTTAAGTTTCAGAAAAGATTTAATTGGAGTTCAGGAGGAGTTGCTTCGTTTTGCTTATAAATTAACGGCTAACCGTGAAGAAGCAAATGATTTATTGCAGGAAACGTCTTTAAAAGCATTAGATAATGAGGACAAATATGTTCCGGACACAAACTTCAAAGGATGGATGTACACCATCATGCGCAACATCTTTATTAATAACTACCGAAAAATAGTACGTGACCAGACCTTTGTAGACACTACCGATAATTATTATCATTTGAATTTGCCGCAAGATTCCGGATTTGACAGTACGGAGGGCGCGTATGATTTGAAAGAGATGCATCGTGTAGTCAATGCATTGCCAAAAGAATATAAGGTACCTTTCTCCATGCATGTGTCGGGATTCAAATACCGTGAAATAGCAGAGAAGTTAGGATTGCCATTGGGAACGGTGAAGAGCCGTATCTTTTTCACACGTCAGCGTTTACAGCAAGAGTTGAAAGATTTTGTATAAATGGGGATAGCACACAGTCGGACAAGTTTATCAGTGAAAGGAGCAAGAGAGATTTCTCATTGCTCCTTCTTCGTTTTCTTGTTTTTACCTTGTTGCTTTCTTATGGTCTTTTCTTCCGGTGGGAACTTGGGAACCAGATTCATTAATCGTAATATCTGTTTTTGACGTTTTAGGATATATGGCGAAGGCTTCGCAGAATTGAAGCGTATCGGGTTAGGGAGGGTAGCGGCGATAAGCGCACATTGTCCCCGTGTCAGTTTGGCGGCTGTTGTTCCGAACTTTATCTGGGCGGTAGCTTGTGCACCATAGATACCATTTCCCATTTCAATGGAGTTGAGATAAACCTCCATGATTCGTTCCTTCGACCAGAATAATTCGATCAAAAAGGTGAAATATACTTCAAACCCTTTTCGTACCCATGAAGATTTAGGCCATAGGAACACATTTTTGGCTGTCTGCTGGCTGATGGTGCTTGCTCCCCGTTTTCGCTTACGTGTTTCGTTCTCTTTCATTGCTTTCCTGATCTCTACGAAATCGAACCCGTTGTGTTCCGCAAAACGGTTATCTTCGGAAGCTATCACCGCCATCGGGAGGTTAGGGGATATCTTATCAAAAGAAACCCACGTGTGTTTCCACGTGGGTTTATCTCCTGAGAAAATCTGCTGAACACTTCGAATAATCATCAGCGGAGTGATATAAACCGGCATAAACCGATAGACAATGACCGTCAGTAAGGTCGATGCGAAGAAAAAAATCAGCAGGTTGCGTGTATAGCGCAGTAATTTTTTAATTAGCAGCTGCCTGTGCATCTCTGATCATCTGTTCGCTAGCGTACATATATACTTCTACACGGCGGTTCTGTTCGCGGCCGGCTGCTGTATCGTTGCTTGCAACGGGATCGCTTTCACCCATACCTTGCACACCTTTGATCTGGTTGCTGGACACACCGCAACTCAACAGATAGCTTGCCACACTCTGTGCGCGTTCCTGTGACAAGTTCAGGTTTTTCTGGCGACTTTGTTCAGCCGTACTGTTTCTCCATCCTTGATTGTCGGTATATCCATAGATAGATACGTCCATATCACGGTTCTGGTTAAGTACATTATTTGCGAATTTGCTTAATGCGGATTTAGCGGCAGGACTCAAACTTGCGTTACCTGTTGTGAAAAGGATACCCGAGTCGAATGTTACTTTTACGGCTTTCAGTCCGTTGTTATCCGTAATCTGTTCTACTTGCGCACCTTCTATTTGTTTTGCTTCGGCTGCAGCTTTATCCATTTTCTTTCCGATGAGAGCACCTGTACCTGCGCCTACTGCCGTACCGATGGCAGCGCCGATAGCCGCACCTTTACCTTTACCGATAACGCCTCCCAGGATAGCACCCAAAGCAGCGCCCGAACCTCCACCTATAGCCGCACCTTTACCGGTGTTATTCATACTCGCACAGCCACTGAATATCATGGCAACACTCATAAAGAGAACCATAAACTTCATCTTGTTCATAATGTTGATGTTTTTAATTAGTAAAAAAATAATTTCATACGAATCATATCGTATGATGAATAACACCGCAAAGATATATATTATTTAGCAAAGGTGTACTTTTTAAGTTAAAATAACGAGTGGAATTCCGACCGTCTGTTAACGAAGGAGAATTATGAGTTATTCTTTTGTTACAGAAGGGATACTCAGACATTTCTTTTTAATAATCACAAACCAGCTTAAAAGTACCAATCCTTTGGCAACGGTAGTGACGCAGACAGCCCACCAGATACCTTCCACTCCCATGCCCATTTGCACGAACACGATAGCAAGCGGAATACGCATATAGTTGCAGGCAATGCTGATAATGGCAGGAGGTATCGTCCGGCCGATACCGTAGAATACTCCTTGCATGGTGATTTCGAGCATCATGAAGAGCTGTGAATATCCGTCGATGCGAAGGAAAACACCTCCGGCTTCATAAGCAGCCTGTTCGGGGACGAAAATAGAAAACACCTCATTTCCGAAGAAAACAAATAATAATGTGCAGAATGTTCCGAAGATACCAGTCATCCATAGTGTAGTATGCCAGGCCTTGAGTACCCGTTCGATCCGTCCTGCTGCATAGTTTTGGGCGATAAAAGCACTTAGCGCGGTAGAGAATCCCTGTGAGGTATTCCAGGTGATAGCTTCGATTTGTCCTCCGGTCGTAAAAGTCATCAATCCGATGTGCCCTCCTTGTTCGGAAGCGGTGCGGCAAAGGAACATATTGACAAAGGCGAAAAGAGTATTTAATGTTGCTACGGGTAATCCTAGTTTTAAGATTCTCCGTGTGTATTGTTTCTTCAGTCGCGTGAAAAAAGAGAACCCGCCGAGCAGTGCATCCCTATAACGCAACTGATAGACGAAAATAAGAAAAACGCTTGCTTCTGCAATCCAGGTAGCGTAGGCTGCGCCGTTAGTACCCAGTCCAAGACCAAATATCAGCAAAGGATCGAGAATGATATTCAATACCAGTCCGGTGCCACTGATGAAAAAAGGAATCTTGCTACGTCCGGCTGCATTATAGATTCCGGTGAAAGCTGCCGACAGAAAGACGAAAGGCAGTCCGGTAGAGACAATCCGTAAATATTGGATAGCATTGGCGGTAATATGCTCTTCGAGTTCGTAGATGCGTATGATAGGATCGGCAAAAACAAAAAGCAATCCACCCCAACAAAGAGAAATGATAAGTGCGATTGTGATGTTATGGGATGCAAAGTTCCGGGCGGCCTCCTGGTTCTGTGCACCGATAGATTGACCGACGCTGACTTCCGAGCCTACCTTATTCAATAAAGATATGGACCCCGACATCCATGTCAGAATTCCGACAGATCCGATGGCAGCTACAGCTTCACTTCCCAGTCGTCCTACCCATGCCATATCCGTGAGGCTATACGCCATCTGTATAAATGACGTTGCCATGATAGGCATTGCCAGATTGAACAGTTGGCGGTTGATAGGCCCTTGCGTCAGATTCTTTATTCCTTGCATATCTTTTTATAATCAAAATGAGGTGCAAAGATACGGAAAATTACTATCTTCGCACATCTAATTATTCATTAATCAAAGTACATAGATACTATGAAACAGAAATTTTCTACTCTTTTTTTCCTGTTGCTTTTCCTGTTTTCAGGTCTGCAGGTGGTAGCCCAGAAGGCTCCCGGCCCTTTTGATATTGAACAACCTTCACTTCGTGTATTCCTACCGGCACCGGAATTAGCTACGGGGCGGGCGGTAGTAGCCTGTCCCGGAGGGGGATATTCCCATCTGGCAGTTGACCACGAAGGTTACGATTGGGCTCCATACTTCAACAAACAAGGCATTGCTCTTATTGTGCTGAAATATCGAATGCCGAAAGGCGACCGCACACTTCCTATTTCGGATGCCGAAGCTGCAATGAAGATTGTGCGTGACAGTGCTGATGTATGGAATCTGAATCCCAATGACATCGGTATTATGGGATCTTCTGCCGGTGGTCATTTGGCGTCGACGATTGCTACCCATGCCAAACCCGAGCTTCGCCCTAACTTCCAGATCCTGTTCTATCCGGTGATTACGATGGATAAATCGTATACCCACATGGGCTCTCGCAATAATCTGTTAGGGAAAGACGCTTCTGCCGAGCTGGAGAAAGAATATTCCAATGAAAAACAGGTGACAAAAGAGACACCGCGTGCCTTCATCGTATATAGTGATGATGATAATGCCGTTCCTCCTGCCAATGGCGTTAACTACTATCTGGCATTGAATAAGAATAAAGTTCCTGCAGTTCTTCATATTTATCCTTCCGGCGGGCATGGATGGGGAATCCGCGAAGGTTTCCTTTATAAAAATGAAATGCTGGATGAACTGACAGCTTGGTTGCGCAGCTTCAAGGCTCCCCGTAAAGATGCGGTCCGTGTTGCTTGCATTGGCAACAGCATTACTTATGGAGCCCGGATTAAGAATCGTAATCGTGACAGCTATCCTTCCGTGTTGGGACGTATGCTGGGTGACGGTTATTGGGTTAAGAACTTCGGAGTCAGTGCCCGTACCTTATTAAATAAAGGAGATCATCCATATATGAAAGAGAAAGCCTATCAGGATGCGTTGGCTTTCAATCCCAATATCGTAGTGATCAAACTTGGAACAAACGATAGCAAATCATTCAATTGGAAGTATAAGGCGGATTTCACAAAAGATTTGCAAACAATGGTAGACGCATTCAAAGCTCTGCCTGCCCAGCCGAAGATTTATCTCTGCTATCCTTCCAAATCCTATCGGACTGGAGACAATATCAATGACGATATAATTTCCAAAGAAATTATTCCGATGATAAAGAAAGTTGCCAAGAAAAATCATTTGCCGGTTATTGACCTTCACTCGGCAATGGATGGAATGCCCGAATTTTTCCCGGATAAAGTTCATCCGAATGAAGAAGGAGCAAAGGTAATGGCAAAAGCAGTTTATCAAGCTCTGAAAGAATGAGATAAAGGAAGCAATGGTTCATTTCAATTTGATGCATAAAAAAATCCCTTGATAAATCTCTGATTATCAAGGGATTTTTACTTCTCAGTGATCCAGCTGGGGCTCGAACCCAGGACCCCAACATTAAAAGTGTTGTGCTCTACCTGCTGAGCTACTGAATCAATCCTTATCTGCTTTCTTTCGAATGCGGGTGCAAAGGTAGAACATTTTTTTATAACTCCAAAAGATTTCAAACATTTTTCTTATCTTTGTGCCATTATCAACAATATACATTATTAATATATGGCTGCTGACGATAAAAAAATTATCTTCTCGATGGTTGGAGTAAGCAAAGCTTTCCAGCCCAATAAGAATGTGTTGAAGGACATCTACCTGTCATTCTTCTATGGAGCTAAGATCGGTATAATCGGTCTGAACGGTTCCGGTAAATCTACCTTGTTGAAGATTATTGCAGGTTTGGAGAAATCCTATCAGGGAGAAGTTGTATTCTCGCCGGGATATTCTGTGGGTTATCTGGCACAGGAACCCTATCTGGACAACACAAAAACGGTAAAGGAAGTAGTAATGGAAGGCGTTCAACCTATTGTGGACGCACTTACGGAATACGAAGAAATCAACCAGAAATTCGCTCTGCCTGAATACTATGAGGATCAGGATAAGATGGATGCTCTTTTCACCCGTCAAGGAGAGTTGCAGGATATCATTGATGCGACAGACGCATGGAATCTGGATAGCAAACTGGAGCGTGCGATGGACGCTCTCCGCTGTCCGCCCGAAGATCAGCCGGTGGCAAATCTCTCCGGAGGAGAGCGTCGTCGTGTTGCCCTCTGCCGCTTGTTGTTGCAAAAACCTGATATTCTGTTGCTTGACGAGCCTACCAACCACTTGGACGCAGAGTCTATCGACTGGTTGGAACAACATCTCCAGCAGTATGAGGGAACAGTTATTGCAGTGACGCACGACCGTTACTTCCTCGACCATGTTGCCGGATGGATTCTCGAACTGGATCGTGGTGAAGGCATTCCTTGGAAAGGTAACTACTCTTCCTGGTTGGAACAAAAGACCAAACGTATGGAAATGGAGGAGAAGACAGCCAGCAAACGTCGTAAGACCTTGGAACGTGAGTTGGAGTGGGTACGTATGGCTCCTAAAGCCCGTCAGGCAAAGGGTAAGGCACGTCTTAACTCTTACGACAAACTCTTGAATGAGGATGTGAAAGAGAAGGAAGAAAAACTTGAAATCTTCATTCCTAACGGTCCTCGTTTGGGCAACAAAGTCATTGAAGCCAAGCACGTGGCTAAGGCATACGGAGACAAACTGTTGTTTGACGATTTGAACTTTATGCTGCCCCCCAATGGTATTGTCGGTGTGATTGGTCCTAACGGTGCAGGAAAAACAACGCTGTTCCGCCTGATCATGGGGCTGGAATCGGTAGACAAAGGCGAATTTGAAGTAGGAGAGACTGTAAAGGTGGCGTACGTCGACCAGCAACATAAGGATATTGATCCGAATAAGAGTGTCTATCAGGTTATTTCGGGTGGCAATGAATTGCTTCGTATGGGTGGACGTGATGTGAATGCGCGTGCATATCTTTCACGTTTCAATTTCTCCGGAGCCGATCAGGAAAAACTTTGCGGAGTGTTGTCCGGTGGTGAAAGAAACCGTCTGCACTTGGCGATGGCACTGAAGGAAGAAGGGAACGTGCTGTTGCTCGACGAACCTACCAATGACATCGACGTGAATACATTGCGGGCATTAGAAGAGGGATTGGAAGATTTCGCCGGTTGTGCAGTTGTTATTTCCCACGACCGTTGGTTCCTCGACCGTATCTGTACGCACATCCTTGCTTTTGAGGGCGATTCCAATGTATTCTACTTTGAGGGTTCTTATTCCGAATACGAGGAAAATAAATTGAAACGTTTAGGCAATGAAGAACCCAAGCGTGTTCGTTACAGAAAGTTAATGACTGACTAGAGAAAGTAATAGACTGAAATAATTCTAATACTTTCAGTTTCAAAATAAAAGGCTCTACAAGCATTGTAGAGCCTTTATTGTTTTATAACGCAATAAAATGTTTATCTCTCTTAAAATTTTGTAGTATAATCGTAACGTAGTTCTAAATAATATTAATTATATTTGCCACAGTTTTAAGATCAAACAATTAGTATTAACTAATCAATTACATTATGCAAAAGAGAATGCGATCTTTTTTAGTAGTAGCGATGCTGATGCTTATTGCTACAGTAAATGCACAGGTTACGACTTCCAGTATAGCGGGTAAGGTAACAGCACAGAAAGAACCTATCATAGGCGCGACGGTAGTAGCTATACATG
This window encodes:
- a CDS encoding trimeric intracellular cation channel family protein, which translates into the protein MPTFVQILDFIGTFAFAISGIRLASAKRFDWFGAYVVGLATAIGGGTIRDVLLDVTPGWMTNPIYLICTGLALLWVICFGRWLIRLNNTFFIFDTIGLALFTVVGVGKSIALGYPFWVAIIMGSITGAAGGVIRDVFINEIPLIFRKEIYAMACVVGGIAYWICDLVGIESYGCQLIGGLVVFLTRILAVKYHICLPILKGGEEGED
- a CDS encoding DUF4251 domain-containing protein, with product MKKKKQIFMLLLALLVGLPTLSAQSKQEKKEQKKEAVKKLIASENYKIDVRTAMPMRGRSIPLTSPYSLEIRNDSVISYLPYFGRAYSIPYGGGDGLNFRAPLKEYDMKMDKKGNAVIEFVARNPEDRYEFRAKVYTNGEASINVNMQNRQSISFQGELEMED
- a CDS encoding RNA polymerase sigma factor; translated protein: MKSLSFRKDLIGVQEELLRFAYKLTANREEANDLLQETSLKALDNEDKYVPDTNFKGWMYTIMRNIFINNYRKIVRDQTFVDTTDNYYHLNLPQDSGFDSTEGAYDLKEMHRVVNALPKEYKVPFSMHVSGFKYREIAEKLGLPLGTVKSRIFFTRQRLQQELKDFV
- the mtgA gene encoding monofunctional biosynthetic peptidoglycan transglycosylase, which translates into the protein MHRQLLIKKLLRYTRNLLIFFFASTLLTVIVYRFMPVYITPLMIIRSVQQIFSGDKPTWKHTWVSFDKISPNLPMAVIASEDNRFAEHNGFDFVEIRKAMKENETRKRKRGASTISQQTAKNVFLWPKSSWVRKGFEVYFTFLIELFWSKERIMEVYLNSIEMGNGIYGAQATAQIKFGTTAAKLTRGQCALIAATLPNPIRFNSAKPSPYILKRQKQILRLMNLVPKFPPEEKTIRKQQGKNKKTKKEQ
- a CDS encoding OmpA family protein; amino-acid sequence: MNKMKFMVLFMSVAMIFSGCASMNNTGKGAAIGGGSGAALGAILGGVIGKGKGAAIGAAIGTAVGAGTGALIGKKMDKAAAEAKQIEGAQVEQITDNNGLKAVKVTFDSGILFTTGNASLSPAAKSALSKFANNVLNQNRDMDVSIYGYTDNQGWRNSTAEQSRQKNLNLSQERAQSVASYLLSCGVSSNQIKGVQGMGESDPVASNDTAAGREQNRRVEVYMYASEQMIRDAQAAAN
- a CDS encoding MATE family efflux transporter; protein product: MQGIKNLTQGPINRQLFNLAMPIMATSFIQMAYSLTDMAWVGRLGSEAVAAIGSVGILTWMSGSISLLNKVGSEVSVGQSIGAQNQEAARNFASHNITIALIISLCWGGLLFVFADPIIRIYELEEHITANAIQYLRIVSTGLPFVFLSAAFTGIYNAAGRSKIPFFISGTGLVLNIILDPLLIFGLGLGTNGAAYATWIAEASVFLIFVYQLRYRDALLGGFSFFTRLKKQYTRRILKLGLPVATLNTLFAFVNMFLCRTASEQGGHIGLMTFTTGGQIEAITWNTSQGFSTALSAFIAQNYAAGRIERVLKAWHTTLWMTGIFGTFCTLLFVFFGNEVFSIFVPEQAAYEAGGVFLRIDGYSQLFMMLEITMQGVFYGIGRTIPPAIISIACNYMRIPLAIVFVQMGMGVEGIWWAVCVTTVAKGLVLLSWFVIIKKKCLSIPSVTKE
- a CDS encoding GDSL-type esterase/lipase family protein; translation: MKQKFSTLFFLLLFLFSGLQVVAQKAPGPFDIEQPSLRVFLPAPELATGRAVVACPGGGYSHLAVDHEGYDWAPYFNKQGIALIVLKYRMPKGDRTLPISDAEAAMKIVRDSADVWNLNPNDIGIMGSSAGGHLASTIATHAKPELRPNFQILFYPVITMDKSYTHMGSRNNLLGKDASAELEKEYSNEKQVTKETPRAFIVYSDDDNAVPPANGVNYYLALNKNKVPAVLHIYPSGGHGWGIREGFLYKNEMLDELTAWLRSFKAPRKDAVRVACIGNSITYGARIKNRNRDSYPSVLGRMLGDGYWVKNFGVSARTLLNKGDHPYMKEKAYQDALAFNPNIVVIKLGTNDSKSFNWKYKADFTKDLQTMVDAFKALPAQPKIYLCYPSKSYRTGDNINDDIISKEIIPMIKKVAKKNHLPVIDLHSAMDGMPEFFPDKVHPNEEGAKVMAKAVYQALKE
- the ettA gene encoding energy-dependent translational throttle protein EttA, which produces MAADDKKIIFSMVGVSKAFQPNKNVLKDIYLSFFYGAKIGIIGLNGSGKSTLLKIIAGLEKSYQGEVVFSPGYSVGYLAQEPYLDNTKTVKEVVMEGVQPIVDALTEYEEINQKFALPEYYEDQDKMDALFTRQGELQDIIDATDAWNLDSKLERAMDALRCPPEDQPVANLSGGERRRVALCRLLLQKPDILLLDEPTNHLDAESIDWLEQHLQQYEGTVIAVTHDRYFLDHVAGWILELDRGEGIPWKGNYSSWLEQKTKRMEMEEKTASKRRKTLERELEWVRMAPKARQAKGKARLNSYDKLLNEDVKEKEEKLEIFIPNGPRLGNKVIEAKHVAKAYGDKLLFDDLNFMLPPNGIVGVIGPNGAGKTTLFRLIMGLESVDKGEFEVGETVKVAYVDQQHKDIDPNKSVYQVISGGNELLRMGGRDVNARAYLSRFNFSGADQEKLCGVLSGGERNRLHLAMALKEEGNVLLLDEPTNDIDVNTLRALEEGLEDFAGCAVVISHDRWFLDRICTHILAFEGDSNVFYFEGSYSEYEENKLKRLGNEEPKRVRYRKLMTD